In a single window of the Anaerocolumna cellulosilytica genome:
- a CDS encoding alpha/beta hydrolase: protein MKAQKVKIDNIPAIIWGKESGKAYIHVHGKMSCKEYAENFAEIAEKNGYQTISFDLPEHGERKDGNYRCDIWNGIHDLTAIGNYTFSRWKEVSLYACSLGAYFSLHAYADRNFTKCLFQSPILDMEYLIRQMFTWFQVTEEKLFTEKEISTPVDLLHWDYYQYVINHPIEIWNLPTSILYGGKDNMQSEDVIQKFVEQHNCSLTISGNSEHPFMQERDFEIVRKWLEEFI, encoded by the coding sequence ATGAAAGCTCAGAAAGTTAAAATAGATAACATCCCAGCAATTATTTGGGGCAAGGAATCAGGCAAGGCATATATTCATGTTCACGGTAAAATGTCTTGCAAAGAGTATGCAGAAAATTTTGCAGAAATTGCAGAAAAAAATGGATATCAAACCATTAGTTTTGATTTACCAGAACATGGGGAAAGAAAAGATGGTAATTATCGTTGTGATATCTGGAATGGGATACATGACCTTACTGCCATAGGCAATTATACATTTTCAAGATGGAAGGAAGTTTCTTTATATGCTTGCAGCTTAGGGGCTTATTTTAGCTTGCATGCATATGCAGATAGAAACTTTACAAAATGTCTGTTCCAATCACCTATATTAGATATGGAATATTTGATTCGGCAGATGTTTACGTGGTTTCAGGTAACGGAGGAAAAGCTATTTACCGAAAAAGAAATTTCCACGCCAGTTGATTTATTGCATTGGGATTACTATCAGTACGTCATAAATCACCCAATAGAAATATGGAATCTTCCGACTTCTATTCTTTATGGTGGAAAAGACAATATGCAATCGGAAGATGTAATTCAGAAATTTGTGGAACAACATAATTGTAGCTTAACAATTTCTGGGAACAGTGAGCATCCATTTATGCAAGAGAGAGATTTTGAAATCGTTAGAAAATGGCTGGAAGAATTCATATAA
- a CDS encoding C40 family peptidase: MNIKKIQEKPMVIHTKQKNQIHSHQPKSVTIKGGNIYTRTRSPKIKAVAVNKNFSKAGKSSPQYRNQKPKKIHLKSTVHGEGNVKEPDKGKLQKKAKESNQSIKGKQTNLHITEQTGAIGARVATDQMEGGKEIQQATYMAHEAFRPVTGIAYLSANALKKQIVERKKRERKKVEAEKKLGKKSETKSTKETARETTSKATNETGKRKTAERATKPGTISPDTARKTTPVAGSMGRVTGIKKKLASGYTSRIAMEAKDTKAANKNRKLAFFLDKMKAQENQQDSIAKLMKDLVTKRAFQWIKTVAPMIGLVLLLLVLVVAMITIPVIAVVAVLYNSPFALFLPPLETGNTVQTVTSAYVAEFNREVTTVASDHVGYEEGQIVYVDYEGTDAIPSNYYDILAVYMVKYGVGDTATIMNDTSKAWLKSVVEDMCSYTTSTGAETETVTEEDGTTSTLTTTYLYVNISLKSYRDMISEYGFNKDEVEMLEEIMSPEYLSMLGWSGSEEEGEPGIGSLIEEEINAILASISDTRQKAVCSYVLHRVGYPYSQELRDSGNYYDCSSLAYYGWKSAGVNISNGGATTAAAEGEKLEKAGKTVTLDAIQPGDLIFYSYTNNRRYRDISHVAIYVGGGKVVEARSIKYGVVYREIPNIGKIVLIGRP, encoded by the coding sequence ATGAACATTAAGAAAATCCAAGAGAAACCAATGGTAATCCATACCAAGCAAAAAAACCAAATTCATTCCCATCAACCAAAGAGTGTTACTATAAAAGGAGGGAACATATACACAAGAACCCGAAGTCCCAAGATTAAAGCAGTTGCCGTGAATAAGAACTTTAGTAAAGCAGGAAAAAGTAGCCCTCAATACAGGAATCAAAAGCCAAAGAAAATTCATCTAAAAAGTACAGTACATGGAGAAGGTAATGTCAAAGAACCAGATAAAGGAAAGCTTCAAAAGAAAGCAAAGGAGTCAAACCAATCCATTAAAGGAAAACAGACCAATCTCCATATTACAGAACAAACCGGAGCAATAGGTGCAAGGGTTGCAACTGACCAGATGGAAGGTGGTAAGGAAATACAGCAGGCAACCTACATGGCTCATGAAGCATTCCGTCCTGTAACAGGAATCGCATATCTAAGTGCTAATGCTCTCAAAAAGCAGATAGTGGAGCGAAAGAAACGAGAGAGAAAAAAGGTGGAAGCAGAAAAGAAACTTGGGAAGAAATCAGAAACTAAATCTACCAAAGAAACTGCAAGAGAGACTACAAGCAAAGCAACAAACGAAACTGGAAAAAGAAAAACTGCAGAGAGAGCTACAAAACCTGGAACAATATCCCCAGACACAGCAAGAAAAACAACACCAGTAGCAGGGAGTATGGGAAGGGTAACGGGTATCAAAAAGAAATTAGCTTCTGGATATACTTCGCGAATAGCCATGGAAGCAAAGGATACCAAGGCAGCAAATAAAAACCGAAAGCTTGCATTTTTCCTGGATAAGATGAAAGCACAGGAGAATCAACAGGATAGTATTGCAAAGCTTATGAAAGACCTGGTTACAAAAAGAGCCTTTCAATGGATTAAGACGGTAGCACCGATGATTGGATTGGTGCTTTTATTATTGGTTCTTGTTGTGGCAATGATTACAATTCCAGTGATAGCGGTGGTTGCTGTTCTATATAATTCACCGTTTGCCCTGTTTCTTCCACCACTTGAAACGGGAAATACCGTTCAGACAGTGACAAGTGCATATGTGGCAGAATTTAACCGGGAGGTAACTACAGTAGCCAGTGACCATGTGGGATATGAGGAAGGGCAGATTGTATATGTGGATTACGAAGGGACAGACGCCATTCCTTCTAATTATTACGATATTTTAGCAGTATATATGGTGAAGTATGGAGTTGGTGATACCGCAACCATTATGAATGATACTTCAAAAGCATGGCTAAAGTCAGTAGTGGAGGATATGTGCTCTTACACTACCTCCACAGGTGCTGAAACAGAGACTGTTACCGAGGAAGACGGAACTACCTCTACATTGACCACCACTTATCTTTACGTGAATATATCCTTAAAATCCTACCGGGATATGATTTCGGAATACGGATTTAACAAGGATGAAGTAGAGATGTTGGAAGAAATTATGAGTCCAGAGTACCTGTCCATGCTGGGATGGTCTGGTAGTGAAGAGGAAGGAGAACCCGGTATTGGTTCCTTAATCGAGGAAGAAATCAATGCAATTTTAGCAAGCATTTCAGATACCAGGCAAAAGGCAGTTTGTTCCTATGTACTTCACCGGGTAGGGTATCCTTATAGTCAGGAACTGCGGGATAGTGGCAATTATTATGACTGCAGCTCTTTGGCATACTATGGCTGGAAAAGTGCAGGAGTGAATATCAGCAATGGTGGTGCAACCACTGCGGCGGCAGAGGGAGAGAAGCTAGAAAAAGCAGGAAAGACTGTAACCTTGGATGCAATACAGCCCGGAGATTTGATTTTCTACAGCTATACCAATAACCGAAGATATAGGGATATCAGTCATGTGGCGATTTATGTAGGCGGTGGAAAGGTGGTGGAAGCACGAAGCATAAAATATGGGGTAGTCTACAGAGAGATTCCCAATATCGGAAAGATTGTATTGATTGGTAGACCATAG
- a CDS encoding DUF3841 domain-containing protein, with translation MVLWTIQHKCAYEEMRKKGVLRANEARICDDSFKEAYLWISSQMTKRMGNSPEGVIFPVWAWYQWEGKRKRLDMRIHGRHWGKKGSPIVLLTIDVPDKFVLLSDFDYWHVVLNNGDIIFPYRDEAIYSQAEKQKSWENIFDIDCSYDGESHPFLTTQATLWEIRWEWVIKAEHFISR, from the coding sequence ATGGTTTTATGGACAATACAGCATAAGTGTGCATATGAAGAAATGAGAAAAAAAGGAGTGCTTAGAGCAAATGAAGCACGCATTTGTGACGATTCCTTTAAAGAAGCCTATCTATGGATTTCAAGCCAAATGACCAAACGTATGGGTAATTCGCCAGAAGGCGTTATTTTTCCTGTATGGGCATGGTATCAATGGGAAGGAAAACGGAAAAGGCTTGATATGAGAATCCATGGTCGCCACTGGGGAAAGAAGGGCTCTCCAATTGTTTTGTTAACAATAGATGTCCCGGACAAGTTTGTATTGCTCTCTGATTTTGATTATTGGCATGTGGTTTTGAATAACGGAGATATCATATTTCCGTACCGTGACGAAGCTATTTATTCCCAAGCAGAAAAGCAAAAAAGCTGGGAGAATATATTTGATATAGATTGTAGTTATGATGGAGAGTCGCATCCATTCCTTACAACGCAAGCTACGCTATGGGAAATTAGATGGGAATGGGTAATAAAAGCGGAGCATTTCATATCGCGATGA
- a CDS encoding flavodoxin domain-containing protein, whose amino-acid sequence MKSIILYTTRYGCTAEVAKQIQGKLASDCKSINIVTERVPSLDPFDNIILGGSIYIGKIQKELTSFAISNLKELLSKNIGLYLCAGAPQEEELNKELLGAFPKELFEHAIAKDVLGYAFTFEKMRFLDRFIMKKIKGDVVSTTKYFDERIARFTQNFTVSKS is encoded by the coding sequence ATGAAAAGCATAATTTTGTATACTACACGCTATGGATGCACAGCCGAAGTAGCAAAACAAATACAAGGAAAGCTTGCCAGTGATTGCAAAAGTATTAATATTGTTACGGAACGTGTACCGTCGTTGGACCCTTTTGATAACATAATTCTTGGCGGATCCATTTACATTGGAAAAATTCAAAAGGAGCTGACATCATTTGCTATATCCAATTTAAAGGAACTATTATCAAAAAATATTGGTTTGTATCTCTGTGCCGGGGCGCCACAGGAGGAAGAGCTTAACAAGGAATTATTAGGTGCCTTCCCCAAGGAATTGTTTGAGCATGCCATTGCAAAGGATGTGCTGGGGTATGCTTTTACATTTGAAAAGATGCGCTTTTTGGATCGATTTATTATGAAGAAAATCAAAGGGGATGTAGTGAGTACCACGAAATACTTTGATGAGCGGATTGCAAGGTTTACCCAAAATTTCACAGTTAGCAAATCATGA
- a CDS encoding DpnD/PcfM family protein, whose translation MGLLGTGFPRKEGRGRVAKEYEIEIQEVLARVEKVEAESLGEAIDMVMALYYAQGIILDAEDMKGVDFTPIEQKEGMSR comes from the coding sequence ATGGGTTTACTGGGAACAGGGTTCCCAAGAAAGGAAGGGCGAGGTAGAGTGGCAAAAGAGTATGAAATTGAAATTCAGGAGGTTTTAGCAAGGGTGGAGAAAGTAGAGGCAGAATCCCTTGGAGAAGCCATTGATATGGTAATGGCACTGTATTATGCACAGGGAATTATTTTGGATGCAGAGGATATGAAAGGGGTAGATTTTACACCCATTGAACAAAAGGAAGGAATGAGCAGATGA
- a CDS encoding GNAT family N-acetyltransferase, giving the protein MDYTIRTMKRDEYPLLNDFLYEAIYIPEGTDPPLKSIIKSPEMQVYTYDFGNSKHDKALVAEVEEKIIGAVWVRIMKDYGHIDDESPSLAISVYKEYRGLGIGTALLKEMLLLLKAEGYSKASLSVQKENYAVKMYEKVGFIVFEENEEEYIMVAYLS; this is encoded by the coding sequence ATGGATTATACAATAAGAACTATGAAAAGGGATGAATACCCCTTACTAAATGATTTTTTGTATGAAGCAATATACATTCCTGAAGGAACAGACCCACCGCTCAAATCTATAATTAAGTCCCCTGAAATGCAAGTATATACCTATGATTTTGGAAACTCAAAGCATGACAAAGCTCTTGTTGCAGAGGTAGAAGAAAAGATTATAGGTGCTGTTTGGGTGCGAATTATGAAGGACTATGGGCACATAGATGATGAATCACCCTCTCTTGCAATATCTGTGTATAAAGAATACAGGGGATTAGGGATAGGAACCGCTTTGTTAAAAGAAATGCTCTTACTGCTGAAAGCAGAAGGGTATTCAAAAGCTTCTTTGTCTGTCCAGAAAGAAAATTATGCAGTAAAAATGTATGAAAAAGTTGGATTTATTGTTTTTGAGGAAAACGAAGAAGAATATATTATGGTAGCTTATCTTTCATGA
- a CDS encoding TetR/AcrR family transcriptional regulator: MREEILNAARKIVASSGIDGISIRKIADMIEYSPASIYHYFKNKEEIVEILIGENYKKILETLSLSDLSEITPEEKLKEGSKRFIQLAVQMGDAYKSVMLSDSKTVLAHTSVLQRGAAKERPAVGMLCDTLRKLPGYQQKADNQIEMAAQIIWSLAFGLALRLIIEQVEEEQQQQLIDNAAEFIFSAIKNITD, encoded by the coding sequence ATGCGCGAAGAAATCTTGAATGCTGCCCGCAAAATTGTAGCAAGCAGTGGGATAGATGGGATATCAATACGAAAGATTGCAGACATGATTGAATATTCACCTGCAAGCATCTATCATTATTTCAAAAACAAAGAAGAAATTGTTGAAATTCTCATTGGAGAAAATTATAAAAAAATATTGGAAACATTGTCCTTAAGCGATCTTAGTGAAATAACACCAGAAGAAAAGCTAAAGGAGGGGAGTAAACGGTTCATTCAATTGGCTGTACAGATGGGAGATGCTTACAAAAGTGTCATGCTAAGTGACTCTAAGACTGTGCTGGCACATACTTCGGTCTTACAAAGAGGAGCTGCGAAAGAACGTCCGGCGGTTGGTATGTTGTGTGATACCTTGCGTAAACTGCCAGGCTATCAGCAAAAGGCTGACAATCAAATAGAAATGGCAGCACAAATCATCTGGTCACTTGCGTTTGGACTCGCACTGCGATTGATTATTGAACAAGTGGAGGAGGAACAGCAACAACAATTAATTGACAATGCAGCAGAGTTTATTTTTTCAGCAATTAAGAATATAACAGATTAG